A genomic stretch from Mya arenaria isolate MELC-2E11 chromosome 10, ASM2691426v1 includes:
- the LOC128206292 gene encoding uncharacterized protein LOC128206292: MMVNVLFQVFGILLCTSCLVEGVSYADEVRNLFERHFTNKDNECWSTTGADENTNDKGMAIALVNVYTQNCINYNNNPDNRQFYWQLNAKLRDQTNEQIWRDTEKLLNKALEMLGAKTWDLVFRASHCTDIKKGYILKNYDFWSTSLNASASANFLDENKIFFKIVTSPGGTEISEYSNFTDEKEVLLQSNSELYVQEYITDEQGIDAKKKKVGLPKSKKMKAFAVVTGNIPARASRSGLRSGFCGIVRGSTADASPSKSGCCTIL; the protein is encoded by the exons ATGATGGTGAATGTCTTGTTTCAAGTTTTCGGGATTCTCCTTTGCACTTCTTGCTTAGTGgaag GGGTTTCTTACGCTGATGAAGTAAGGAATCTTTTTGAGAGACATTTCACCAACAAAGATAATGAATGTTGGAGCACCACAGGGGCAGATGAAAATACGAATGACAAGGGTATGGCAATTGCTCTTGTCAACGTGTACACACAAAACTGTATCAACTACAATAATAACCCCGACAACAGGCAATTCTATTGGCAACTGAATGCAAAACTTCgagatcaaacaaatgaacaaatttgGCGGGACACAGAAAAATTGCTCAATAAAGCGTTGGAAATGTTAGGCGCCAAAACATGGGATCTTGTTTTCAGGGCGTCTCATTGTACCGATATAAAAAAGGGATACATCTTAAAAAATTATGACTTTTGGAGTACATCACTGAATGCAAGCGCGTCGGCAAATTTCCtggatgaaaacaaaatatttttcaaaattgttactTCTCCAGGAGGCACAGAAATAAGCGAGTATTCCAACTTCACTGATGAGAAAGAAGTTTTACTGCAATCGAATAGTGAATTATATGTTCAAGAATATATTACGGATGAGCAGGGAATAGAtgccaagaaaaaaaaagtaggACTACCAAAGTCCAAAAAAATGAAGGCGTTTGCAGTCGTGACAGGCAACATTCCAGCAAGAGCTTCCAGGTCGGGTCTCAGGTCAGGCTTTTGTGGTATTGTGCGTGGCTCGACCGCTGATGCTTCACCATCGAAATCAGGCTGTTGCACCATCCTTTAG